Part of the Aggregatilinea lenta genome, GCGCGACCTGCTGCGTATCGATCACGCGCACGTCGAGCCTCGGCAGATCCTCCGTCGCAATCTGCCTGGCGAGGGTCGCGGATTGGAACCCGCCGCTGCCCGTCCCGGTCATGCAGACCATCACCACGCTGTCACCACGTGCCGCCACACGCCGGAGCGCCTCCAGATAATCGCCGGGCGCGGGGTTGGCGGTCGTCGGCCAGGCCGGCGCAGTCGGCAGCCAGGCATAAAACGCGTCGGGTGGCATGTCCACGCCATCACGCAGCGTACCGAGCGTCGTATGCAGGTAATAGGGAACCACTTCGATGTTGAGCTGCTCGATCAGAGTCTGGGGAACGCTGGCGCAGCTGTCCGTCACTACTGTGACCACGATACGTGCTCCTGAGTGGCAAAAAATATAAGTGGTCGCGGCTCGCCTGACCGCCGCTGCCTGTAGCATAGCCCGATCCGCCGGGGCGGGCAACGCGCCGCGTAACCCCGTGATCCACCGGTCCCGCTAACTGAACTGTCAGAGGTGACATACAACTGCACAATACCCACATTTCGCGGGTTGGCGAGCCGCCGAGTTCCAGTATAGTAGAAGGTGTACTATTCCCGCGCCACCCACCGGGACGCGTCGAATGAGGGGGAATCATGATCGACGACCACTTACAGCAGCTCAACAGCTTCGATCCGGCAGTGCGCCGGGCCGCCATCATTGCCCTCGGCCAATCCAAAGATCCCGCCGTTCTGCCTGCCCTGGCCGCCGTCTACCGCACCGATCCCGACCCGGCCCTGCGCGAGATGGCGCTTAATGCGGGCCGCTACGTGCGCCAGCAGGGTAGCAACTCCGCCGCCGGGCAGCCGGACGCTGCGGGCCGGGCCGCGCCAGAGCCGCCGGTCGACGAACCGCCCGCCGAGCCAAAGAACGTCAGCGCGCGCGACAAGGAGCGCGCCCGGGGGTATCTCGATACCGCCATTTCGCAGCATACGGCGGGGCAGCGCGCCCGCGCGATCGACAACCTGGGCAAAGCGCTCAGCGTCGACCCGGAACTGGCGAAAGAGCCGTTCGTCAGCAACCTGATCATTACGATCACCGGCCTGTCCACTCGCGACGCGGTGCCCATGCTGACCAACGCACGCCAGCGCTCGGCGTTTATCGCCCGCGCGCCGGGCGAGGACAAGTCGAAGCGCACGGAGAAACGACCCGACGACGACGATACGTGGCCGAACGTACTGGTAGACCTGGCCCTGTACGGGTTGGTGAGCACATTGGCGACGCTGGTCTCGCTGGTGTTCGCCATGCCGCTGATCGAACGGCTGCTCAAGGACATGGTCGCCGCCAACGCACCCGGCGCGACGCTGACGTTCGCCGACATCGAGGCATTCACCGACGCGAGCCTGGCCGTGCTGCTGCCGACGGCGGTTGGCAGCGCCGTGTACGGCGTGATCGGTGTCATCATCACAGGCGCGGCGATTCACTTCGCGGCGACGACCTTCCTGGGCGGCGACGGCACGCTGGTCGGCCTCTACCATAAGCTCGTGCCACTCTCGACGGGCTTCATGATCCTGTGGGCGCTGGCGTTCGTGCTGTTCGCCTCGTTCGGGGATTTCGAGTCCCTGCTGACCTATTCGTTCCTGATGTTCCCCGCAACGCTGGTGATGTACTACGTGATGTCGTCGGTGATCGGCAAGGTATACCGCTTCAGCGCGTTCACCGGCTGCCTGTCGATCATCCTGGGCACGGTCGCGCTGGCGG contains:
- a CDS encoding HEAT repeat domain-containing protein translates to MIDDHLQQLNSFDPAVRRAAIIALGQSKDPAVLPALAAVYRTDPDPALREMALNAGRYVRQQGSNSAAGQPDAAGRAAPEPPVDEPPAEPKNVSARDKERARGYLDTAISQHTAGQRARAIDNLGKALSVDPELAKEPFVSNLIITITGLSTRDAVPMLTNARQRSAFIARAPGEDKSKRTEKRPDDDDTWPNVLVDLALYGLVSTLATLVSLVFAMPLIERLLKDMVAANAPGATLTFADIEAFTDASLAVLLPTAVGSAVYGVIGVIITGAAIHFAATTFLGGDGTLVGLYHKLVPLSTGFMILWALAFVLFASFGDFESLLTYSFLMFPATLVMYYVMSSVIGKVYRFSAFTGCLSIILGTVALAVFFGCGSYLFGGILGALLG